From the Drosophila willistoni isolate 14030-0811.24 chromosome 2L unlocalized genomic scaffold, UCI_dwil_1.1 Seg168, whole genome shotgun sequence genome, the window GACtgctttttattatcttaGCTTTGCATTTTGATGTTTAAGAAATAAATGATGACTTTCTTACTTACAAGTTTGATttaaatagacaaaaaaaaagtcaagaGGAACACCAATTAGAGTTCAACAATTTTATGTGGGTGTTGTCTGTATTGCTTTCTccatgtttaaaaaaaaaatgatgacggaaaatttttaaaatggaAAGCGATTAATTTAGTCACTTTTATGTGACTTTTTGCCCCTATAAGAAAAACGGACAATGACAAAAACGAATTAGATTGCGCATACGACAAGTGATCCGTTGATATTAATGGTAGGAAAGAAATACTTTGTTGTTTTAGAAACATTCTGTAGCATTTGAGGTCCAAATATCCGAATCGTTTtcaaatttggttttatttcGAAAAAGCtttgaaattataaaatcacATTTAAAAGTTGTTAAAAGTGATATAAACTAACAATTAATTTTGGAAACGAAAGCGAAAGAGGATATAAAGTGCGACTACATATATCCTTTTAAAGAATTATACAGGCCGACAAGATTTGTGATGACGTTAACTTAAGAGGTGTTCTTAACTAATTCGGGTACGCTGATTCTGGCTGCATACTCGCTTTTTGGCTGTCATCTACAGATTTTGTAAAACCAGGGAATCTGCGATTGGAAAATAGGCACCCAAAAGTAAACTATAgaaagttaaaaattgttctacatttttaacagattttagaattttcgGTTTAAGAAAATAGCTCATAGCAAACGTTATTCTCTCTTATTATACTCTAAAATATTGCAGATGAGgtcattttgaataatttcaaaaacGAAGTGAAGGGCTGTGATCACTATTGATCAACTATTGAACACCGTTTCATGACCACAAAAAAGATTATTATTCTTCTATTTTGGCTATTTTTAAACATTCAGCTTCTTTTATGGAATTTTTACAGATTTAGCTATATGTTCGGCTTTTTTAAGGCACCAAATTTTATCCTTAAATGCAGACTTGGAATAACATGCTTTCTATGATTTTCACAGATCAATCATTTATCTAATATCTATACAGATTAAGTATTATTTATGATTATACAccattaaattcaaaattattcattaatatacatatgtatatttagcTTCTTTTCTGTCTTCTTCTGTCAGATCAAGTCTTTCCTCACTAGCTTACAGTAAATCTCTGATCTAAAAACTTATTAGCTAgagttttatttgaaaaacttgatatTTACTCGGAGGACTTtaagaaatacaaaattaataataataattactttctttttggctttCTGCAccacaaaataataatacatttttggtaatttttttggctatttttgttttgatttgttttttgcttccTTTTTTGACCTTTTTTTAGGGCTATTTTCAAGACCAACTAACTATTAAGTAATTTGCTTAAACGAAATGTCTTTAACTAAAGGAAACAGAGTATTTGGCAGTCGGTAAACGATGTCAATGTTTATTAGCTaggaaaattggtttttctGATTTTCCTCCCCAACTTAATTAGGCATAAAATACTTACCCAATTGTACAAGTACGTAGGAATAACGATGTCCGttggttggctggctggctggatgaatggatagatggatggatgggtgGGAGTGGTGGGTGGGGGTGTAGCTGCTGCAGCGTAGGTGGGATGAGTAAAGTGatgtaaacaaatttgttgCCCCAGAGCCTGAATGTCTGCGACTGCGACTGGTTCTGGTGTCTGTCtaactgtctctctctctgtcagtCTGTGCATATGTGTGAAAAGAATTTGTATTTACAATCTGTTTTTGTATTCTTCTTCTCGAAAATGATTCCCTCCTCCTCGCCGTCGTTGTCTACGTCGTCTTTCAGTTTAGTTGTTTATTCGTCACTTTAACACGGTTCGACGTCACTGAAAACACcgacacgcacacacacacacatagaaatggagaatttatttttatatatgcttatttgtgtgtgtattggttttgtatttttcttcaATTGCGGTGGcggcacgcacacacacacacatacttgcgcgcatacacacacagtcacacgCGAGTAGCACACGCACGCTCattcaacaaaaacaacaacaacaagaacaactacactgggcagcagcagcacgtAACGAGAATGAATTCTTGATTTGTTGCTATTATTTCTTCTTATTGAAAATGTGACTTTTTTTATCACTAATTGTTGCAAATTGTCCACTATCCAAGTATAATccaaattgttattgtttaatTATAATCATGCTATCGAGCATatgtatggtttttttttttgttattgctgAGATTTTTTTATGCTCTCTTATTTGGTTGTCGTCGTCTCTCTTTCTATCCTTTCTCACACTCACGCTTGAttttttagaatatttttaaattcgcTTACGCTGGGCTTTACGCAAACCCaacacttttatttatttaacacaAATCGCAATTTGTTTATGTTGATTTATTAAATTGTTCTGTGCCGCATTTCCTACTTTATTTCTATCATCAAATTTATCAAAGTCTCGCGCAACAACACGTCCGCTCgctatgaaaataaaaacaacactGAAAAAAACCGGGCAAATTtctaagaaaaaaacaacaacaaaaccaagtgagagagaaagagagatttTCGCCCTCAATTTGCTCCCTCTCTTTTCCTCATTCATGAAACATGTTTTTCCTACTTCGCTTTTCAACACTAAACTTGCGTAAAAGAAAGAGCAGCGAATTCAGCATAAGCAACTTTTACACCTCGAGAAACTACTAGTAGGAAAAATTAACAGCAAATAAtaagtaaattaattttaaacacTTCACTGCATATTTCGGCCGTTGGATTACAaaatttgaacaattttttattttcgggaGTGTGacatcattttgtttttgctatagctttaatttattcGTAAATgggaaataaaaattgtaaccAATTTAATCAGAAAACTGAAACGTAAATACGTTTTTATTTAAGGATTTTTGATGTGAACTACTTTCTTCGCAAAGCAAATAATAATCATACAGATAGAGTAATTCATACTacttaaattgttaaaatttgaTATATTTGTTACCTTTGGAGATGTACTAAGTGtcagttaaaatttttgtaaaaaaaaaaataaataaaaattcaaaaatggaTCAAAATCACAGGCAGAAAAAGTAGAAAATAACCCAACACCGCCATTTCTCATCAGTGTTGGAAATCGCAAGGAGCTTTTGGAAATGAGaggacaaaacaaaataagaaaaagtgAACAGCtgttaatattattaaaataataaattgataCACAACCGGCAACAGTCCAAAGTTGCCGTGCATAAAAAGTATGTTGagccatttgctatctcgacCAAGTTGCGTACTAAGATGCAGTCCATCTCCTTCCTCCATCGGTGCTTCGGGATTCTCTCGAAAGATTTGGGGATATGTTGCAGTGGCATTCAATCAAGTTGATGCTCAACGTCTGGCCAAGGTGGGCCCCAATCGTCTTTGCGCCGAGTGGGTGGTAAAGAATGGCGGAGGTGTCCGGTTTGTGGATAGTCCCAGTAAACTGTGGAAGGATTACAATTCTCTGCCCGCCGAAACTACACAGTTTTGCCTAAAAGTAATTGACGCAACCAATGCGTCTATAATGAAAATCGGATTGGAACACTTTAAGAATTGTAATCACATAGACACGGTGATATTTCATAATTGCAAGCACCTGGAAGACGATGGCTTGGAGGGCCTCAAACATTTAACTAATAGTCTGACACGCCTTCAAATCTCGGGATGTTATAATCTAGTCGATGCCGATCTTGCTGTCATCAGCGAATTGAAAAATCTCCAGCAGTTGATCATCTTCGATATGATATATGTTAAGGATATGGATGAGGTGGCACGAAAGTTGAAACAATGTTTGCCGAAATGTGATATAaaagccaccaaatttggtgtccCAGTCAAGGCGGACAAGTGAGAATCTATAATTTTCTGATTTATGGTTGTTTTTCTGACACGCTTCTCTTGtgattttgattgttttttgGATAATAAATTATGACTGAGCATTGAAGTTATTTGGTTATTAACAAAAGGGAACTTGAAAATTCTTTTTGTAGGTGTGTTTACGAAACGTTTAAATCTAAATTAACTATTCAAACTTGTCATTTCACCACTGTTTATTAAGTAGTGTTGGTTAACATGCAATAGCAACAGCTGTAGGATATGGTGGATAACCTCAGTGCAGGTAGTTAGTTGGTGTGGTGAATTTTGATCagcaatgtttttgtttttaagctAAAAAAACGGTATAGACATAATAGAATTATTCACATCTTTAATATTTCTACGGAAATTTAAGCAGAATATCACTTTGAAGGGAACTGATGGATGCAAATCAATAATGGTCATCTAAGAGACCAAATTCCGGTGTGAAGGAAGACACCTATCGATCTGTGGTCACAATTATTGGGCATCAGCtaattttttgtaaacaaaacCATTGAGCTAAGCGCATTCCAATAGAAATCACAATTTTCTAACTGCCATAAATATGTAAAGCACAACAATTGGatatagacatacatacatacgtaaaACAGGAGAGGAATTTCGAAAAGGATTCAAGGAAACTTACAAAACCATCAATTAGTAAAATGAACAAATTAAAGTATTTATTAAGTTATCGCTCCACATCGCATGGCAATCCCAAAGAACAAATATTGAATTTCCTGACTTATGGACTGCTCACACTTGTCCTATTCTGCTCTATATTTTTGCTATGGGATTTTTCATTTGGCAAT encodes:
- the LOC111518432 gene encoding uncharacterized protein LOC111518432; the protein is MHRLTERETVRQTPEPVAVADIQALGQQICLHHFTHPTYAAAATPPPTTPTHPSIYPFIQPASQPTDIVIPTYLYNWMIFNMRSIMHGHLPTLAKSICAGKRIK
- the LOC6640877 gene encoding ATP synthase subunit s, mitochondrial; translation: MLSHLLSRPSCVLRCSPSPSSIGASGFSRKIWGYVAVAFNQVDAQRLAKVGPNRLCAEWVVKNGGGVRFVDSPSKLWKDYNSLPAETTQFCLKVIDATNASIMKIGLEHFKNCNHIDTVIFHNCKHLEDDGLEGLKHLTNSLTRLQISGCYNLVDADLAVISELKNLQQLIIFDMIYVKDMDEVARKLKQCLPKCDIKATKFGVPVKADK